The Candidatus Eisenbacteria bacterium genomic sequence AATCTGCGCGAAGCGGTGCGCCTGGTGGGCCCCAAGGTGAAGGTCATGGCGGTCGTGAAGGCCGACGCCTACGGGCACGGCGCCGTCGCGGCGTCGCGCGCCTTCCTCGATGCCGGCGCGGCGGTGCTCGGCACCTCGAGCGTCGCCGAGGCGGTGGAGCTGCGGCAGGTGGGCATCACGGCGCCGATCGTCGTGCTGGGCGGCGCGTTCCCGGGCGACGAAGAGGACGTGGCGGCGCACGATCTCTCGGTCGCGGTGTGGTCCGAGCACGGCGTGCGCACGCTCGCCGCCGCCGCCGGACGCGCGCGCCACGCGGTTCAGGTCCACGTCAAGGTCGACACCGGCATGACCCGCCTCGGGCTCGACGTGGGCGACGTGCGCGACTTCGGCGAGGCGGTGCGCGACATCCCCAACGTCACCGTGGCGGGCGTGTTCTCGCACTTCGCGACCGCCGACGCCGTCGACGCGGCCCCGGCCCAGGCGCAGATCGCCTGCTTCGACGACGCCATCGCGGCGCTGGGAGCGATCGCCGTGCGGCCCGAGCACGTCCACTTGGCGAACAGCGCCGCAGTCCTCTCGCAGCCGGCCGCCCACTTCACGCTCGTCCGGCCGGGCATCATGCTCTACGGCTACGCCCCGGCGCCCCATCTCGCGTCGCGCGCGAAGCTCGTGCCCGCGCTGCGGCTGCGCACGGCCGTCGCACAGGTGCGACGCGTGCCGGCGGGCCGGCCGATCGGCTACGGCGGCACGTACGTGACCTCGCGGCCGACCGTCGTCGCGACCCTTCCCATCGGCTACGCGGACGGCCTCCATCGTCTGGCTTCGAACCGCGGCTGGATGATCGTGCGGGGCGCGCGCGCGCCGATCGCGGGGCGGGTGTGCATGGATCACGTGATGCTCGACGTGACCGACATTCCCGGGGTCGAGGTGGGCGACGAGGTCGTCGTCGTGGGCGGGCAGGGTGGCGCGCACATCGGCGCCGACGAGCTCGCCGGATGGTGCGACACGATCTCGTACGAGGTGTTGACGAGCGTCGGCAAGCGGGTGCCACGCGTCTACGTGGAGGAGTTCGATGCCTAAGATCCGGCGAGCCTTGCTGAGCGTCAGCGACAAGCGCGGTCTGCTCGACTTCGCACGCGTGCTGGCGAAGCTCGGCGTCCAGATGCTGTCGACCGGCGGCACGGCGAAGCTGCTCGCCGATGCCGGGCTCCCGGTCACGCAGGTGAGCGACTACACCGGCTTCCCCGAGATGCTCGACGGGCGCGTGAAGACGCTCCATCCGAAGATCCACGGCGGCCTCCTCGGCCGGCGCGACCTGCCCGCGCACGCCGCCGCCATGGAGCGCCACGGCATCGAGCCGATCGACCTCGTGGTGGTGAACCTCTATCCCTTCCGCGAGACGATCGCGAAGCCGGGCGTCACGTTCGAGGAGGCGATCGAGGACATCGACATCGGCGGCCCGTCGATGCTGCGCTCGGCGGCGAAGAACCACGAGAGCGTGACGGTCATCGTCGACCCCTTGGACTACGAGGCGGTGCGCGCCGAGCTCGAGCGCTCGGGCGGCGAGGTGAGCGTCGCGACCAACCGGCGTCTCGCGCAGAAGGTGTTCCACACCACGTCGGTGTACGACGGCATGATCGCCGACTACCTCGGCGCCGCGGCCGAGCGCCGCTTCGGCCAGTCGTTCCACTGGGGCGGCACCAAGGCCATCGACATGCGCTACGGCGAGAACCCGCACCAGCAGGCGGCGCTGTACGGCGACTTCCTGCGCGTCGCGGAGCCGCTGCACGGCAAGGAGCTCTCGTACAACAACGTCGTCGACATCGACGCCGCGCTCGCCCTCGGCCTCGAGTTCCTGGGCGACGCCCCTCGGTCGGCGGTCGCGATCCTGAAGCACAACACGCCGTGCGGGGTCGGCCTCGGCGACGACGCCGTGCAGGCGTGGGACCGCGCCTTCGCGACCGATCCCGAATCGCCCTTCGGCGGCGTCATCATCTCGACGACGCCGTGGACCCTCGCCCTCGCGACGAAGGTCGACGAGCTCTTCACCGAAGTCCTGATCGCCCCCGAGTTCGCGCCGGACGCGCTCGAGCTGCTCAAGAAGAAGAAGAATCGCCGGCTCGTGCGCTGGCACCCGGACGCGATGCCGAGGGACGCGACGGCCATCCGCGGCGTCGCCGGCGGGCTGCTCGTCCAGGACGCCGATCGGCCCGGCGACGAGCTCGCGACCGCCAAGGTGGTGACCAAGCGCCAGCCGACGCCTGCCGAGCTGGACGGCCTGCGATTCGCGTGGAAGGTCGTGAAGCACGTGAAGTCGAACGCGATCGTCTTCGCCTCGGCCGTCCAGACGCTCGCCGTCGGCGGCGGACAGACCTCGCGCGTCGAGGCGATCCGCAACGCCGTCGCGCGCGCCCGGCGCGAGAAGATCGATCTGTCCCGTTCCGTGCTGGCGAGCGACGCGTTCTTCCCGTTCCCGGACGGGCTCGAAGAGGCCGTCGCGGCGGGCGCGACGGCGGTCGTCCAGCCCGGCGGCAGCACGCGCGACGCGGAGGTCGTGAAGGCGGCCGATGCGCGCGGCGTCGCGATGCTCTTCACCGGCGTGCGGCACTTCCGCCACTAGCCGATGCGCGTTCTCGTCGTCGGCGGGGGCGGACGCGAGCATGCGCTCGCGTGGCGGCTCCGGAAGACCTCGCGGGTCGAGGCGCTCTTCTGCGCGCCCGGCAACGCCGGCATCGCCGAGATCGCCGAGTGCGTGCCGATCGCGTCCGACGACGTCGCGGGTCTCCTCCGCTTCGCCAAGGAGCGCGCGATCGACCTCACCGTCGTCGGACCCGAGCTGCCGCTGACGCTCGGGCTCGTCGATCGCTTCGCCGACGCCGGGCTGCGCGCGTTCGGTCCCACGGCCGCCGGCGCGCGCCTCGAGGGCTCGAAGGTCTTCACGAAGGAGCTCCTGCGCGAGCTGGGCGTGCCGAGCGCCCTCTTCGGCGCCTTCACCGACCCCGACGCCGCCGCGCGCTACGTGCGCGAGGTCGGCGCACCGGTGGTCGTGAAGGCCGACGGCCTCGCGGCGGGGAAGGGCGTCTTCATCTGCCCGACGGTTCCCGAGGCGCTCGACGCGATCGACCAGGTGATGCGCCGCCGCGTGTTCGGCGAGGCCGGCGCGAGCGTCGTGGTCGAGGAGCTCCTCGCTGGCGAGGAGCTCTCCTTCATGGCTCTCACCGACGGCACGACCGTGCTGCCGCTCGCGCCGTCGCAGGACCACAAGCGCATCTTCGACGGCGACCAGGGGCCGAACACGGGGGGCATGGGCGCCTACTCGCCGCCGCCCCTCTCGACTCCGGCGCTCGAGCAGCACGTCATGGCCGACGTGATGCGTCCGGTCGTGGAGGGGCTCGCCCGTCACGGAATCCGGTACTCGGGCGTCCTCTATGCGGGACTCATGGTGACGGAGGGGCGGGCGAAGGTGCTGGAGTTCAACGTGCGCTTCGGCGACCCCGAGGCGCAGGTGCTGCTCGCGCGCCTCGACTGCGATCTCGGCGACCTCATGGTCCGCACCTGCGACGGCCGGCTCGCAGGCGCGCGGCTCACCTGGGATCGCCGCGCCGCCGTCTGCGTCGTGCTGGCGGCCGAGGGCTATCCGGGCACCGTCCGCACGGGGGACCCGATCGACGGGCTCGAGGCGCTGCGCGACTGGCCGCGCGGCGTCGTGTTCCACGCCGGCACCAAGCGGGTGGACGGTCGCGTGCTCACGGACGGCGGCCGCGTCCTCGGTGTCACGGCGCTCGGCGACACCATCCGCAGCGCCGTCGACGAAGCGTACGATGCCGTTTCCCGGATCGCGTGGGCCGGCATGCAGTACCGGCGCGACATCGGCCATCGGGCGCTCGCGGCCGGGGAGTGAAGGCGCCGGCGATGCATGCCACGGTCTCGATCGCGGATGCCGCCGCGGCACTCGACGCCGGCGACGTCGTCGTCTTCCCGACCGAGTCGACGTACGGGGTCGGCGCCGACGCGTCGTCGGCGGCGGCCGTCGCGCGGCTCGTCGCCGTGCGCGGGCGCGAG encodes the following:
- the alr gene encoding alanine racemase, encoding MQSTNGRPTVAEVSLGALRANLREAVRLVGPKVKVMAVVKADAYGHGAVAASRAFLDAGAAVLGTSSVAEAVELRQVGITAPIVVLGGAFPGDEEDVAAHDLSVAVWSEHGVRTLAAAAGRARHAVQVHVKVDTGMTRLGLDVGDVRDFGEAVRDIPNVTVAGVFSHFATADAVDAAPAQAQIACFDDAIAALGAIAVRPEHVHLANSAAVLSQPAAHFTLVRPGIMLYGYAPAPHLASRAKLVPALRLRTAVAQVRRVPAGRPIGYGGTYVTSRPTVVATLPIGYADGLHRLASNRGWMIVRGARAPIAGRVCMDHVMLDVTDIPGVEVGDEVVVVGGQGGAHIGADELAGWCDTISYEVLTSVGKRVPRVYVEEFDA
- the purH gene encoding bifunctional phosphoribosylaminoimidazolecarboxamide formyltransferase/IMP cyclohydrolase — translated: MPKIRRALLSVSDKRGLLDFARVLAKLGVQMLSTGGTAKLLADAGLPVTQVSDYTGFPEMLDGRVKTLHPKIHGGLLGRRDLPAHAAAMERHGIEPIDLVVVNLYPFRETIAKPGVTFEEAIEDIDIGGPSMLRSAAKNHESVTVIVDPLDYEAVRAELERSGGEVSVATNRRLAQKVFHTTSVYDGMIADYLGAAAERRFGQSFHWGGTKAIDMRYGENPHQQAALYGDFLRVAEPLHGKELSYNNVVDIDAALALGLEFLGDAPRSAVAILKHNTPCGVGLGDDAVQAWDRAFATDPESPFGGVIISTTPWTLALATKVDELFTEVLIAPEFAPDALELLKKKKNRRLVRWHPDAMPRDATAIRGVAGGLLVQDADRPGDELATAKVVTKRQPTPAELDGLRFAWKVVKHVKSNAIVFASAVQTLAVGGGQTSRVEAIRNAVARARREKIDLSRSVLASDAFFPFPDGLEEAVAAGATAVVQPGGSTRDAEVVKAADARGVAMLFTGVRHFRH
- the purD gene encoding phosphoribosylamine--glycine ligase, which encodes MRVLVVGGGGREHALAWRLRKTSRVEALFCAPGNAGIAEIAECVPIASDDVAGLLRFAKERAIDLTVVGPELPLTLGLVDRFADAGLRAFGPTAAGARLEGSKVFTKELLRELGVPSALFGAFTDPDAAARYVREVGAPVVVKADGLAAGKGVFICPTVPEALDAIDQVMRRRVFGEAGASVVVEELLAGEELSFMALTDGTTVLPLAPSQDHKRIFDGDQGPNTGGMGAYSPPPLSTPALEQHVMADVMRPVVEGLARHGIRYSGVLYAGLMVTEGRAKVLEFNVRFGDPEAQVLLARLDCDLGDLMVRTCDGRLAGARLTWDRRAAVCVVLAAEGYPGTVRTGDPIDGLEALRDWPRGVVFHAGTKRVDGRVLTDGGRVLGVTALGDTIRSAVDEAYDAVSRIAWAGMQYRRDIGHRALAAGE